From a single Drosophila sulfurigaster albostrigata strain 15112-1811.04 chromosome 3, ASM2355843v2, whole genome shotgun sequence genomic region:
- the LOC133845915 gene encoding U6 snRNA-associated Sm-like protein LSm2: MLFYSFFKSLVGKEVVVELKNDLSICGTLHSVDQYLNIKLTDISVTDPDKYPHMLSVKNCFIRGSVVRYVQLPGDEVDTQLLQDAARKEAVVSTR, from the exons ATG CTCTTTTATTCATTCTTCAAATCCCTCGTGGGCAAGGAAGTCGTGGTTGAGTTGAAAAATGACCTCAG CATTTGCGGCACTCTGCACTCGGTGGACCAGTATCTCAACATTAAGCTGACAGACATCAGTGTCACAGATCCAGACAAATATCCGCATATGCTGAGCGTCAAGAATTGCTTCATTCGCGGCTCTGTGGTGAGATATGTGCAGCTGCCCGGCGACGAGGTGGATACGCAACTACTGCAAGATGCGGCGCGCAAGGAAGCCGTGGTGAGCACGAGATAG